In a single window of the Prionailurus viverrinus isolate Anna chromosome D3, UM_Priviv_1.0, whole genome shotgun sequence genome:
- the LOC125149309 gene encoding LOW QUALITY PROTEIN: serine/arginine repetitive matrix protein 1-like (The sequence of the model RefSeq protein was modified relative to this genomic sequence to represent the inferred CDS: inserted 1 base in 1 codon; deleted 3 bases in 2 codons), with protein MMRPSPRRRTPPRRTPPPPGHRRSSSPGRRGRRSPAALSGGSSSSSSSRARSPPKKPPKGTSGPPRKARRLSPSASPPTRRHRPSPPAPAPPNARDPPTPQQPNRTRHSRVSGSPGRTSGKATKHKGTEKRASPPPAPKPRKVELSESEEDKGGKMAAADSVPQRRQYRRRNQQPPSDSGSSSSSGRERPKRSRVKNGEVGKRRRHSPSRSASPSPRKRQKETXPSPPPTRRRRPPSPAPPPRRRGSPTPPARRRAPSPPLPRRRSPSPRRYSPPTPRSYSPSPPAKRRTASPPPPPPKRRASPSPPPKRRASRSPPPKPRSSPVTQRRSPSLSSKHRKGSSPSPSTREPRSPQPNKRHSPSPRPRAPQTSSSPPPVPRGASSSPRRRQSPSPSHRPIRRVSRTPEPKKTKKAASPSPQSVRRVSSSRSVSGSPEPAVKKPPAPQPPVQSQSPSTNWSPAVRVKKAKSPTPSPSPARNSDPEGGGKKKKDKKHKKDKKHKKHKKEKAVAAAAAAAVTPAAIAAPTTTSAQEEPEAEPEPKKETESHPEDNLDDLEKHLREKALRSMRKAQVSPQS; from the exons CAAGACGAACGCCACCTCCACCCGGGCATAGAAGAAGTAGCTCTCCAGGGAGACGAGGGAGGCGTTCACCAGCGGCCTTGTCCGGAGGAAGTTCGTCATCTTCTTCGTCTCGGGCCCGGTCACCGCCGAAGAAGCCCCCTAAGGGGACGTCCGGCCCCCCTCGGAAAGCTCGTAGGCTGTCTCCTTCAGCCAGTCCTCCGACGCGAAGGCATAGGCCG TCACCTCCGGCACCTGCGCCGCCAAACGCGCGTGATCCCCCAACACCCCAGCAGCCAAACCGGACAAGGCACAGTCGTGTTTCTGGCTCTCCGGGGAGAACTTCAGGTAAAGCGACGAAACACAAAGGTACCGAGAAAAGAGCGTCCCCTCCACCAGCACCTAAGCCTAGAAAAGTAGAGTTGTCCGAATCGGAAGAAGATAAAGGTGGCAAAATGGCTGCGGCCGACTCTGTGCCGCAGAGACGCCAGTACCGACGACGGAACCAGCAGCCTCCGTCGGATTCTGGCTCCTCTTCTTCCTCGGGACGTGAGCGACCCAAAAGGTCCCGTGTGAAGAATGGTGAGGTAGGCAAGCGGCGGAGACATTCCCCTTCCCGGAGTGCCTCTCCCTCACCTCGAAAGCGCCAGAAAgaga ccccctccccaccgcccaccAGAAGGCGCCgtcctccttctcctgcccccccTCCTCGAAGGCGCGGGTCTCCCACACCGCCAGCTCGACGAagggctccttcccctcccctc ccccggcgCCGCTCACCGTCCCCGAGAAGGTACTCTCCTCCAACGCCGAGGAGCTACTCCCCTTCTCCGCCTGCAAAGAGAAGAAcggcttctccccctcccccccctcccaaacGAAGGGCCTCGCCGTCTCCACCACCAAAGCGCCGGGCCTCCCGTTCTCCACCTCCCAAACCGAGAAGCTCCCCGGTCACCCAGAGACGTTCGCCTTCGTTATCATCAAAGCATAGGAAAGGGTCTTCCCCGAGCCCATCTACCCGGGAGCCCCGGTCACCACAACCAAACAAACGGCATTCTCCCTCACCGCGGCCTCGAGCTCCTCAGACCTCCTCAAGTCCTCCACCTGTTCCAAGAGGAGCGTCGTCATCACCCCGAAGAAGGCAGTCCCCATCTCCAAGTCATAGGCCCATTAGGAGAGTCTCCAGGACTCCGGAAcccaaaaagacaaagaaggctGCCTCACCAAGCCCTCAGTCTGTAAGGAGGGTTTCATCCTCCCGATCTGTCTCAGGATCTCCTGAGCCGGCAGTTAAAAAAC ccccagCACCTCAGCCTCCTGTCCAGTCTCAGTCACCCTCTACCAACTGGTCTCCAGCGGTACGGGTCAAAAAGGCCAAAAGCCCAACACCAAGCCCATCTCCGGCAAGGAACTCAGACCCAGAAGgaggtggaaagaaaaagaaggacaagAAACACAAAAAGGATAAGAAGCACAAAAAACACAAGAAGGAAAAGGCCGTGGCTGCAGCCGCTGCGGCTGCTGTAACCCCTGCAGCCATTGCTGCTCCCACAACCACATCAGCACAGGAGGAACCGGAAGCGGAGCCCGAGCCTAAGAAGGAGACCGAAAGCCACCCCGAAGACAACCTCGATGACTTAGAAAAGCACCTGCGTGAAAAGGCGCTGAGGTCGATGCGGAAGGCTCAAGTGTCCCCACAGTCTTAG